From a single Candidatus Brevundimonas phytovorans genomic region:
- a CDS encoding FAD-dependent monooxygenase has translation MSAAPQVLIVGAGPTGLAAALFLSRRGVPVRLIDAAETPIATSKALGVNPRTLDLLEPTGVTARILAEAGTAARLHIHRHGQTLAVVHLDEIDVGARFPLSILPQARTEALLTEALAARGVTVERGLALTGLSQDAEAVTATLSSGEHVRTPLLFAADGAHSTVRKALNLGFPGDAWAEPWQLIDVELDGPPADEAWIDFRDDAVFVCLPYSGTRFRLIGFGPPLLDNLPEGWRAGAVLWRSDFHISHRMASAMSLGRVALGGDAAHIHSPIGARGLNLGIEDAYIFTDCAADFLSGQTDRIEDYDRLRRPVDKAVVRRVRALTSFVRNTGAGADLARRAAIPVVTRLPFLIERVARIGLGLDHPVVLR, from the coding sequence ATGAGCGCCGCGCCCCAGGTCCTGATCGTCGGCGCCGGTCCCACGGGACTGGCGGCGGCCCTCTTCCTGTCCCGGCGCGGCGTGCCTGTTCGCCTGATCGACGCCGCCGAGACGCCCATCGCCACGTCAAAGGCGCTCGGCGTCAATCCCCGCACCCTCGACCTGCTGGAACCGACCGGCGTCACCGCCCGCATCCTGGCCGAGGCCGGAACCGCCGCCCGGCTGCATATCCATCGTCACGGCCAGACCCTGGCCGTGGTCCATCTGGACGAAATCGACGTTGGCGCCCGCTTCCCTCTGTCCATCTTGCCCCAGGCCCGCACCGAGGCCCTGCTGACCGAGGCCCTGGCTGCGCGCGGCGTCACGGTCGAACGCGGCCTGGCCCTGACCGGCCTGTCGCAAGACGCCGAGGCCGTCACCGCCACCCTATCGTCCGGCGAGCACGTGCGGACGCCGCTGCTGTTCGCCGCCGACGGCGCCCATTCCACCGTGCGAAAGGCGCTAAACCTCGGCTTTCCTGGCGACGCCTGGGCCGAGCCCTGGCAGTTGATCGACGTCGAGCTGGACGGCCCGCCAGCCGACGAGGCCTGGATCGACTTCCGCGACGACGCCGTCTTCGTCTGCCTGCCCTACTCTGGCACGCGCTTCCGCCTGATCGGCTTCGGCCCGCCGCTGCTGGACAACCTGCCCGAGGGCTGGCGCGCCGGCGCCGTGCTCTGGCGCTCGGACTTTCACATCTCGCACCGTATGGCCTCGGCCATGAGCCTGGGGCGCGTCGCCCTGGGCGGAGACGCCGCCCACATTCATTCACCTATTGGGGCGCGCGGCCTGAACCTGGGGATTGAGGACGCCTACATCTTCACCGACTGCGCCGCCGATTTCCTCAGCGGCCAGACCGACCGAATCGAGGACTACGACCGCCTGCGTCGTCCGGTGGACAAGGCCGTGGTGCGCCGCGTCCGCGCCCTGACCAGCTTCGTGCGCAACACCGGCGCCGGGGCCGATCTGGCCCGCCGCGCCGCCATTCCTGTCGTCACCCGCCTGCCCTTCCTGATCGAACGTGTCGCCCGCATCGGTCTGGGTCTCGACCACCCGGTCGTGCTGCGCTAA
- a CDS encoding prephenate dehydratase domain-containing protein has translation MTSAAENEGSGRVAYQGAPGAFSHEACLDLRPWDEAVGFETFQGAIEALLSGDCQFALIPVENSTIGVVEPAASLVREAGLTEVSEAWRPIRLALMALPEARLADIRTAESHPVALQQCSKALGEMKIASVEVFDTGGAAAAVAEAGDLTRAAVAPARAAEVYGLSVLRNDLQDFSDNRTRFVLLSSPKA, from the coding sequence GTGACCTCGGCAGCCGAAAACGAAGGGTCGGGCCGCGTCGCCTATCAGGGCGCGCCCGGCGCCTTCAGCCATGAAGCCTGCCTCGACCTGCGCCCGTGGGACGAGGCGGTCGGCTTCGAGACCTTTCAGGGAGCCATTGAGGCCCTGCTGTCCGGCGACTGCCAGTTCGCGCTGATTCCGGTCGAGAACTCGACCATCGGCGTGGTTGAGCCCGCCGCAAGCCTGGTGCGGGAGGCGGGTTTGACGGAGGTCAGCGAAGCCTGGCGGCCGATCCGCCTGGCCTTGATGGCCCTGCCGGAAGCGCGGCTGGCGGACATCAGGACAGCCGAGAGCCACCCAGTCGCCTTGCAGCAATGCTCGAAGGCGTTGGGCGAGATGAAGATCGCCTCGGTCGAGGTGTTTGACACCGGCGGCGCCGCCGCTGCGGTGGCTGAAGCGGGCGATCTGACCCGCGCGGCGGTGGCGCCCGCGCGCGCCGCGGAGGTCTATGGACTGTCGGTTCTGCGCAACGATTTGCAGGATTTCAGCGACAATCGGACGCGATTTGTCCTGCTTAGCTCTCCCAAGGCTTGA
- a CDS encoding J domain-containing protein produces the protein MSASFEYKPRFTDIRVKPPKPDEEKAEADVLHRKKGEKSCEWPDCTRPATAKAPKSREQLADFYEFCQSHAGQYNKNWNFYAGMSEGQIRAAQENEAMTGGRPTWEMKAGKNTREAAAAAAKMGGATTEGAGSWRDSYGLFGRRTQEQAGPAAAEVHRIGKIEAGALADLGLKPGADKAAIKARYHEMLKRFHPDTNGGDRGAEAKLQAVIKAWKVLKKAGHA, from the coding sequence ATGTCCGCGTCCTTTGAATACAAACCCCGCTTCACCGACATTCGCGTGAAGCCGCCCAAGCCCGATGAGGAAAAGGCCGAGGCCGACGTCCTGCATCGGAAGAAGGGTGAGAAGTCGTGCGAATGGCCGGACTGCACCCGCCCCGCGACCGCCAAGGCTCCGAAGTCGCGCGAGCAACTCGCCGATTTCTACGAGTTCTGTCAGAGCCACGCTGGCCAGTACAACAAGAACTGGAACTTCTACGCGGGCATGAGCGAAGGCCAGATCCGCGCCGCCCAGGAAAACGAGGCCATGACCGGCGGCCGCCCGACCTGGGAGATGAAGGCCGGCAAGAACACGCGGGAAGCGGCAGCGGCCGCCGCCAAGATGGGCGGGGCGACCACGGAGGGCGCCGGATCGTGGCGAGACAGCTACGGCCTGTTCGGTCGCCGCACTCAGGAACAGGCGGGCCCCGCCGCCGCCGAGGTGCATCGCATCGGCAAGATCGAAGCTGGGGCCCTAGCCGACCTGGGCCTCAAGCCCGGCGCGGACAAGGCGGCCATCAAGGCCCGCTATCATGAGATGCTGAAACGCTTCCACCCGGACACCAACGGCGGCGACCGTGGCGCCGAGGCCAAGCTTCAGGCCGTCATCAAGGCTTGGAAAGTCTTGAAAAAGGCCGGGCACGCCTGA
- a CDS encoding division plane positioning ATPase MipZ, protein MAQPQVIVIGNEKGGAGKSTLAIHIVTGLLHAGKKVAIIDLDLRQRSMERFFSNRAVWTAANGHNLPLPIVPDMGDGKALAKADEAEQLARFDAAYAEAQGVADIILIDTPGGDTALSRAAHGRADQIVTPMNDSFVDFDLLGEVDPVTLDLLKPSIYSESVWEARKHRAINEGRQVSIDWIVVTNRLAVAEARNRRRLEEKMKKLAKRVGFRVGPGLRDRVIYRELFPFGLTVADLSNDIRPVSVSLAHVAARQEMRNLMQAMGLEDAAGGSLAPLDAAAA, encoded by the coding sequence ATGGCGCAGCCTCAGGTCATCGTCATCGGCAATGAAAAGGGCGGGGCGGGCAAGTCCACCCTGGCCATTCACATCGTCACCGGCCTGCTGCACGCGGGTAAGAAGGTCGCCATCATCGACCTGGACCTGCGCCAGCGCTCCATGGAGCGGTTCTTCTCGAACCGCGCCGTCTGGACCGCGGCCAACGGCCACAACCTGCCCCTGCCGATCGTGCCCGACATGGGCGACGGCAAGGCGCTGGCCAAGGCCGACGAGGCCGAGCAACTGGCGCGCTTCGACGCGGCCTATGCCGAGGCGCAGGGCGTGGCCGACATCATCCTGATCGATACCCCCGGCGGCGATACGGCCCTGTCGCGTGCCGCCCATGGTCGCGCCGACCAGATCGTCACGCCGATGAACGACAGCTTCGTCGACTTCGACCTGCTGGGCGAGGTCGATCCGGTGACGCTGGATCTGCTCAAGCCGTCCATCTACTCCGAGAGCGTCTGGGAGGCGCGCAAGCACCGCGCCATCAACGAGGGCCGTCAGGTGTCGATCGACTGGATCGTCGTCACCAACCGTCTGGCCGTGGCCGAGGCGCGCAACCGTCGCCGTCTGGAGGAGAAGATGAAGAAGCTGGCCAAGCGCGTCGGCTTCCGCGTCGGGCCGGGTCTTCGCGACCGGGTCATCTATCGCGAGCTGTTCCCGTTCGGCCTGACGGTCGCCGACCTGTCGAACGACATCCGCCCGGTTTCGGTGTCGCTGGCCCACGTCGCGGCGCGTCAGGAGATGCGCAACCTGATGCAGGCCATGGGTCTGGAAGACGCGGCGGGCGGATCGCTGGCTCCGCTGGACGCGGCGGCGGCCTGA
- a CDS encoding chorismate mutase — translation MPNSNIQQVWPADQAELSPEQKALAALRTEIDSLDDQILELFERRLAIAAQVGKAKDAPTGPHTKLRPDREQAVQARVLKQCEPENREAVEHLWREIVGWGLARQGRLQVHVWAPIDPAKAVDGARLRFGAAADIKLVRDPQAALAHAAEGHGVAVLSINTDDAWWMGLRREWSMLSVFDGYGGDTPTSLAVGKIDPPALPTGRRVVVTVGGDAGDGSGARRWGLNTNHGWTLALTDADVAPGDVEGCVGAIG, via the coding sequence ATGCCCAATTCCAATATCCAGCAAGTCTGGCCCGCTGACCAAGCCGAACTGTCGCCCGAGCAGAAGGCGCTGGCCGCCCTGCGCACCGAGATCGACAGCCTGGACGACCAGATCCTTGAGTTGTTCGAGCGCCGCCTGGCTATTGCCGCCCAGGTGGGCAAGGCCAAGGACGCGCCGACCGGCCCGCACACCAAGCTGCGTCCCGACCGTGAACAGGCCGTACAGGCGCGCGTCCTGAAGCAGTGCGAACCTGAAAACCGCGAGGCGGTCGAGCACCTGTGGCGCGAGATCGTCGGCTGGGGTTTGGCCCGTCAGGGTCGGTTGCAGGTCCACGTCTGGGCCCCCATCGACCCGGCCAAGGCCGTGGACGGCGCCCGTCTGCGCTTCGGGGCCGCCGCCGACATCAAGCTGGTCCGCGATCCGCAGGCCGCGCTGGCGCACGCCGCCGAAGGTCATGGCGTCGCGGTGCTGTCGATCAACACCGACGACGCCTGGTGGATGGGTCTGCGTCGCGAATGGTCGATGTTGAGCGTTTTCGACGGCTACGGCGGCGACACCCCGACCTCTCTGGCCGTGGGCAAGATCGATCCGCCGGCCCTGCCGACGGGCCGCCGCGTGGTGGTGACGGTCGGCGGCGACGCCGGCGACGGCTCGGGCGCGCGCCGCTGGGGCCTGAACACCAACCACGGCTGGACCCTGGCCCTGACCGACGCCGACGTGGCGCCGGGCGACGTGGAAGGCTGCGTCGGCGCCATCGGCTGA
- a CDS encoding BolA family transcriptional regulator has translation MSDGPIATLIREKLTAAFAPQRIELEDDSWKHAGHHHEGGMDARDGGESHFQLTIVSDAFEGQARVARQRAINAALKEELAGPVHALAVRAMTVSEAAGA, from the coding sequence ATGTCAGACGGCCCGATTGCGACACTTATCCGCGAAAAACTGACCGCGGCCTTCGCCCCTCAGCGGATTGAGCTGGAAGACGACAGCTGGAAGCACGCCGGCCATCATCATGAGGGCGGCATGGACGCCAGAGACGGCGGCGAAAGCCATTTCCAGCTGACGATCGTGTCGGACGCCTTTGAAGGGCAGGCGCGCGTGGCGCGTCAGAGGGCGATCAACGCTGCCCTCAAGGAGGAACTGGCCGGGCCGGTTCACGCCCTGGCGGTGCGGGCCATGACCGTGTCCGAGGCCGCCGGCGCCTGA
- a CDS encoding ATP-binding protein, producing the protein MVGDGIKGLDGQAPGEAAQALTAILQTHYLRYLIIVSWAVGVVATVGLVPGLIWFVATLAAGALRGEVEKRVSQRVGAGWGMVFPAVATVTTAVWAVAPLLAWFSPSAFGHELAIALLVSGYVLVFAQLRSSPRQAIMISSPYGVAAAIIAVSLAGGPLFWPFLALVPFTAASLFVLVTMTVLREDRIRAFQEHQAHLIEELEAARDKADAANEAKSSFLGVISHELRTPMNGVLGAAQLLSATRLEGTQREYLSIIRNSGDNLLSLLNDILDMTKIEAGKMSFDIVDVEVDDLHRRITGPFEAQAEAKGLRLISTLEGEIPAVVRGDPLRVCQVVQNLLSNAVKFTDQGEIRYTVRGRRISDRRVGFEFSVTDSGSGISREDLDRLFQPFTQVDNSSTRRFGGTGLGLTIARRMAHIMGGDISVSSRLGEGSTFTLSIEGEVVEWSRAEPVEIIDADIDGGDRMDVLVVEDHPVNRMILEAWMGSAGHRTSTAENGQLAVDLAKNQRFDLIIMDVNMPVMDGLTATHMIREGGGVNVDTPIVVLSASARIEDHEAGLAAGADAYLNKPIDFRSLAGLMAQVPGGRTALRQSVETVETSAVAA; encoded by the coding sequence ATGGTGGGAGATGGGATCAAGGGGCTGGACGGGCAGGCGCCCGGCGAGGCCGCACAGGCGCTGACCGCGATCCTGCAAACCCACTATCTGCGCTATCTGATCATCGTCAGTTGGGCTGTCGGCGTCGTCGCCACGGTCGGACTGGTTCCGGGGCTGATCTGGTTCGTCGCCACCCTGGCCGCCGGCGCCCTGCGCGGCGAGGTCGAAAAGCGCGTGAGTCAGCGCGTCGGCGCGGGCTGGGGCATGGTCTTCCCCGCCGTGGCGACCGTCACCACCGCCGTTTGGGCCGTGGCGCCGCTTCTGGCCTGGTTCTCGCCTTCCGCCTTTGGCCACGAGCTGGCCATTGCCCTGCTGGTGTCGGGCTATGTGCTGGTTTTCGCCCAGCTGCGCAGTTCGCCGCGTCAGGCGATCATGATTTCATCGCCCTATGGTGTGGCGGCGGCGATTATCGCCGTCAGCCTGGCCGGCGGGCCCTTGTTCTGGCCGTTCCTCGCCCTGGTGCCCTTCACGGCCGCCAGCCTGTTCGTGCTGGTGACGATGACGGTCCTGCGCGAAGACCGCATCCGCGCCTTCCAGGAGCATCAGGCCCACCTGATCGAGGAACTGGAAGCCGCGCGCGACAAGGCGGATGCGGCCAATGAGGCCAAGTCCAGCTTCCTGGGCGTGATTTCGCACGAACTGCGCACGCCGATGAATGGGGTGCTGGGCGCAGCCCAACTGCTGAGCGCCACCCGGCTGGAAGGGACGCAGCGCGAGTATCTGTCGATCATCCGCAACTCTGGCGACAACCTGCTCAGCCTGCTGAACGACATCCTCGACATGACCAAGATCGAAGCCGGCAAGATGAGCTTCGACATCGTGGACGTGGAGGTCGACGACCTGCACCGCCGGATCACGGGTCCGTTCGAGGCCCAGGCGGAGGCCAAGGGCTTGCGCCTGATCTCGACGCTTGAGGGCGAGATTCCGGCGGTTGTGCGCGGCGATCCGCTGCGGGTCTGCCAGGTGGTTCAGAACCTGCTGTCGAATGCCGTCAAATTCACGGATCAGGGCGAAATCCGCTACACCGTGCGCGGTCGCCGGATCTCGGATCGACGGGTCGGGTTCGAGTTTTCGGTCACGGACAGTGGTTCGGGGATTTCGCGCGAGGACCTGGATCGTCTGTTCCAGCCTTTCACCCAGGTCGACAATTCCTCGACGCGCCGATTTGGCGGAACGGGCCTGGGCCTCACCATCGCCCGTCGCATGGCGCACATCATGGGCGGCGACATCAGCGTGAGCTCGCGTCTGGGCGAAGGTTCGACCTTCACCCTGTCGATCGAGGGCGAGGTGGTGGAGTGGAGCCGCGCCGAGCCGGTCGAGATCATCGACGCCGATATCGACGGCGGCGATCGCATGGATGTGCTGGTGGTCGAGGATCACCCGGTCAACCGCATGATCCTGGAGGCCTGGATGGGGTCGGCGGGGCACCGCACCAGCACGGCGGAGAACGGCCAGCTGGCCGTTGATCTGGCCAAGAACCAGCGGTTCGACCTGATCATCATGGACGTGAACATGCCGGTCATGGACGGGCTGACGGCGACGCATATGATCCGCGAGGGCGGCGGCGTGAACGTCGATACGCCCATCGTCGTCCTGTCCGCCTCGGCGCGGATCGAGGATCACGAGGCGGGGCTGGCGGCAGGCGCAGACGCCTATCTCAACAAGCCGATTGATTTCCGCAGCCTTGCGGGGCTGATGGCCCAGGTGCCGGGCGGGCGGACGGCGCTGCGTCAATCGGTGGAAACGGTCGAGACGTCGGCGGTCGCCGCCTGA
- a CDS encoding molecular chaperone DnaJ gives MGLIWLGLAAVAVWALARLGRQTERARRGHWRISATILSTALFAGAVLAASRGVWLAAIGLAGAGLWLAVQSRVRTVPPRAPGAERLTEAEARAILGVSPDATPEAVQAAWRRLMARAHPDQGGTEGLAARVNAARDRLLKG, from the coding sequence ATGGGCCTGATCTGGCTGGGGCTGGCCGCCGTGGCGGTCTGGGCGCTGGCCCGGCTGGGGCGTCAGACCGAGCGCGCCCGGCGCGGCCACTGGCGCATTTCCGCGACCATCCTCAGCACGGCCCTGTTCGCGGGGGCGGTTCTGGCTGCGTCGCGTGGGGTCTGGCTGGCGGCGATCGGGCTGGCGGGGGCGGGGCTGTGGCTGGCGGTTCAATCGCGGGTTCGCACCGTGCCGCCGCGTGCGCCGGGGGCTGAGCGGCTGACGGAAGCTGAGGCGCGGGCCATTCTCGGCGTTTCCCCTGACGCCACGCCTGAGGCGGTACAAGCTGCCTGGCGTCGGCTTATGGCGCGGGCGCATCCCGATCAGGGCGGGACTGAGGGGCTGGCGGCGCGGGTCAATGCGGCGCGGGATCGGCTGCTGAAGGGGTAG
- a CDS encoding beta-eliminating lyase-related protein, which yields MRYDFGSDNTAGMAPAALDALAAANSGFARAYGADETTARAADMIRQRLDADAEVRFVFSGTAANAIAVSMLAQPYEAVLTHHAAHICTDETGAPGFFGQGVGLIGLPGYSGKIDGLALRAALDEPVVGHRQPAAALSLTQATEYGAVYSEEELRHLIEPAKQAGLGVHMDGARLANAAAAGFDLKDIPRLGVDILVFGGAKAGANCAEALVIFNKALTRRIDNRLKQAGQTASKARFLAAPILGLLEAGAWETGAAHANLMAQRLADGIEARSHFVLAHPVESNAVFVRMPDEAHQRLNALGWACYQFDDGSVRFVCSWATTEDAVDELVEAISSLN from the coding sequence GTGCGTTACGATTTCGGATCAGACAATACGGCCGGAATGGCTCCTGCTGCGCTCGACGCCCTGGCTGCGGCCAATAGCGGGTTCGCGCGGGCCTATGGCGCCGACGAGACCACGGCGCGGGCCGCCGATATGATCCGTCAGCGTCTGGACGCCGACGCCGAGGTGCGCTTCGTCTTCAGCGGTACGGCGGCCAACGCCATCGCCGTCTCCATGCTGGCCCAGCCCTATGAGGCGGTATTGACGCACCATGCGGCCCATATCTGCACCGACGAGACGGGCGCACCGGGCTTCTTCGGCCAGGGCGTCGGCCTGATCGGCCTGCCGGGCTATTCGGGCAAGATCGACGGCCTGGCCCTGCGCGCTGCGCTGGACGAGCCGGTCGTCGGCCATCGCCAGCCAGCGGCGGCCCTGAGCCTGACCCAGGCCACCGAATACGGCGCCGTCTATTCCGAGGAAGAACTGCGTCATCTGATCGAACCGGCCAAGCAGGCGGGGCTGGGCGTCCATATGGACGGGGCGCGGCTGGCCAATGCCGCGGCCGCGGGGTTCGACCTGAAGGATATTCCGCGTCTGGGCGTGGACATCCTGGTGTTCGGCGGAGCCAAGGCGGGCGCGAACTGCGCCGAGGCTCTGGTCATCTTCAACAAGGCCCTGACCCGTCGGATCGACAACCGGCTGAAACAGGCTGGTCAGACGGCCTCGAAAGCCCGCTTCCTGGCGGCGCCGATCCTGGGGCTGTTGGAAGCGGGCGCCTGGGAAACCGGCGCTGCCCACGCCAACCTGATGGCGCAGAGGCTGGCTGACGGCATCGAGGCCCGGTCCCATTTCGTCCTGGCCCATCCGGTCGAGTCCAACGCCGTCTTCGTGCGGATGCCGGACGAGGCGCATCAGCGTCTGAACGCTCTGGGCTGGGCCTGCTACCAGTTCGACGATGGTTCGGTCCGCTTCGTCTGTTCCTGGGCCACGACCGAGGACGCGGTGGATGAACTGGTTGAAGCGATATCGAGCCTGAACTGA
- a CDS encoding SPOR domain-containing protein has protein sequence MNASVILRLGSVGALAALLSGCGMAEADPHRLEGVADQIAAIPLTSQAEPVRATAASRKVDEPARRPLKVELLTPHQLWDARDGLTSKAAAVLPAMPSVFIDPEAPPAVQAAQQQQAAKPARPQAVASPSNAVLIQLGAYASQASAQAAWERLGQGSQGLSPVFEPVEVQGRRLVRLKVRAGSAQAKALCERAAASDPWCVRAAEAASSTGAA, from the coding sequence ATGAACGCTTCCGTCATCCTGCGGCTCGGATCGGTCGGCGCCCTCGCGGCGCTGCTGTCCGGCTGTGGCATGGCGGAGGCCGATCCGCATCGGCTCGAAGGCGTGGCGGATCAGATCGCGGCCATTCCTCTGACAAGCCAGGCTGAGCCAGTGAGGGCAACTGCCGCTTCGCGCAAGGTCGATGAGCCGGCGCGGCGTCCGCTGAAGGTCGAGCTTCTGACGCCGCATCAGCTATGGGACGCCCGCGACGGGCTGACGAGCAAGGCGGCGGCTGTCCTGCCGGCCATGCCCTCCGTGTTCATCGACCCTGAAGCGCCGCCCGCTGTGCAGGCGGCGCAGCAACAGCAGGCCGCCAAGCCCGCGCGGCCGCAGGCGGTCGCCTCGCCTTCGAACGCCGTGCTGATCCAGCTCGGCGCCTACGCCAGTCAAGCTTCGGCCCAGGCGGCATGGGAGCGTCTGGGGCAGGGCAGCCAAGGCCTGAGCCCGGTGTTCGAGCCGGTCGAGGTTCAAGGTCGGCGCCTGGTTCGGCTGAAGGTCCGGGCCGGTTCGGCCCAGGCCAAGGCGCTGTGCGAGCGTGCGGCGGCGTCCGATCCCTGGTGCGTCCGGGCCGCAGAGGCGGCGTCGTCCACAGGCGCGGCTTAA
- a CDS encoding organic hydroperoxide resistance protein, with protein sequence MEVLYRAHATASGGGRDEGRSATDDGKIDVHLSVPTEMGGKGGDGTNPEQLFATGYAACYLGALRLVAGKAGTPVGPDTKVAAGVGFGKNTRGEGFNLDVTLHITDHGLDQAVIEDLIHKAHQVCPYSNATRGNIDVTLSAG encoded by the coding sequence ATGGAAGTTCTCTACCGCGCCCACGCCACGGCATCGGGAGGTGGCCGCGACGAGGGCCGCTCCGCCACCGATGACGGCAAGATCGACGTTCACCTGTCCGTCCCGACTGAAATGGGCGGCAAGGGCGGCGATGGGACCAATCCCGAACAGCTCTTCGCCACCGGATACGCCGCCTGCTACCTCGGCGCCCTGCGCCTGGTCGCGGGCAAGGCCGGAACCCCGGTCGGCCCCGACACCAAGGTCGCCGCCGGCGTCGGCTTCGGCAAGAACACGCGCGGCGAGGGGTTCAACCTCGATGTCACGCTCCACATCACCGACCACGGCCTCGATCAGGCGGTGATCGAGGACCTGATCCACAAGGCGCATCAGGTCTGCCCCTATTCCAACGCCACGCGCGGCAATATCGACGTGACGTTGAGCGCCGGCTGA
- a CDS encoding mechanosensitive ion channel family protein, translating to MSSLHETLTQAVVVGEKRLTLDAAILAKLADMAGDLAINLTIAALIFVATLFIARWASGVTRRVLGRLRAFRHDQTVLSFAAQVVRVVVIIIGLIAVLQRLGVQTTSIIAVLGAASLAVGLALQGTLSNVAAGVMLLMLRPYRVGEVIDVGGASGTVQKLDLFTTQLTNANNHKIVIPNSKVLSDVIINLTGQRTRRIEIKFTVGYGENLKDACDLLAGVAAGHDKVLKDPTPWTGVTGLLDSSVQITLHAWVKVNDWWQTQADLMQGGKEALDAAGIEIPFPHQVEVPARDAQFARVVMAPAQEED from the coding sequence ATGTCTTCCTTGCACGAAACCCTGACGCAGGCCGTCGTCGTCGGTGAGAAGCGCCTGACGCTCGACGCCGCCATTCTGGCCAAGCTGGCTGATATGGCGGGCGATCTGGCGATCAACCTGACCATTGCGGCGCTGATCTTTGTCGCCACCCTGTTCATCGCGCGCTGGGCGTCGGGCGTGACGCGGCGGGTGCTGGGACGTCTGCGCGCCTTCCGTCACGACCAGACCGTATTGAGTTTCGCCGCTCAGGTCGTGCGGGTGGTCGTCATCATCATCGGGCTGATCGCCGTGCTGCAACGTCTGGGGGTGCAGACGACCTCGATCATCGCGGTGCTCGGCGCCGCCTCGCTGGCGGTCGGCCTGGCCTTGCAGGGCACGCTGTCGAACGTGGCGGCGGGGGTCATGCTGCTGATGCTGCGGCCCTATCGCGTGGGCGAGGTGATCGATGTCGGCGGCGCCTCAGGCACGGTGCAGAAGTTGGACCTGTTCACCACCCAACTGACCAACGCCAACAACCACAAGATCGTCATTCCCAACTCCAAGGTCCTGAGCGACGTCATCATCAACCTGACGGGGCAGCGGACGCGGCGGATCGAGATCAAGTTCACCGTCGGCTACGGCGAGAACCTCAAGGACGCCTGCGACCTGCTGGCAGGCGTCGCGGCAGGCCATGACAAGGTGTTGAAGGACCCGACGCCCTGGACCGGCGTGACCGGCCTGCTGGACAGCTCGGTGCAGATCACCTTGCACGCCTGGGTCAAGGTCAACGACTGGTGGCAGACCCAGGCCGATCTGATGCAAGGCGGCAAGGAGGCGCTGGACGCCGCCGGAATCGAGATACCCTTCCCGCATCAGGTCGAGGTCCCGGCCAGGGACGCCCAATTCGCTCGCGTCGTCATGGCGCCGGCACAAGAGGAAGACTGA
- the cobS gene encoding cobaltochelatase subunit CobS — protein sequence MTSPLDASPDPLVTLEPHRKVTVREAFGVDSDMVVPAFDTRDSHVPEIDESYRFDPQTTLAICAGFAFDRRVMVQGYHGTGKSTHIEQVAARLNWPLVRVNLDSHISRIDLVGKDAIVLKDGKQITEFREGILPWSLQRPVALVFDEYDAGRPDVMFVIQRVLEAQGRLTLLDQNRVIRPNRWFRLFSTTNTIGLGDTSGLYHGTQQINQGQMDRWNIVTTLNYLDHDVEAEIVAAKIPEWNDAEGKRRIAAMVRVADMTRNAFMNGDISTVMSPRTVITWAQNAIIFGGDLALSFRLTFLNKCDELERPTIAEFYQRAFGEDLPEAATRVKVG from the coding sequence ATGACCTCCCCCCTCGACGCCTCGCCCGATCCCCTGGTCACGCTGGAGCCGCACCGCAAGGTGACGGTCAGGGAGGCGTTCGGCGTCGATTCCGACATGGTCGTGCCCGCCTTCGACACGCGCGACAGTCATGTGCCCGAGATCGACGAGAGCTATCGCTTCGATCCGCAGACGACCCTGGCCATCTGCGCCGGCTTCGCCTTTGACCGCCGCGTCATGGTTCAGGGCTATCACGGCACCGGCAAGTCGACCCACATCGAGCAGGTCGCCGCCCGCCTGAACTGGCCTCTGGTCCGCGTCAATCTGGACAGCCACATCAGCCGTATCGATCTGGTCGGCAAGGACGCCATCGTCCTCAAGGACGGCAAGCAGATCACCGAGTTCCGCGAGGGCATCCTGCCCTGGTCGCTGCAACGCCCGGTCGCCCTGGTCTTTGACGAATACGACGCGGGCCGTCCCGACGTCATGTTCGTGATCCAGCGCGTGCTGGAGGCCCAGGGCCGCCTGACCCTGCTGGATCAGAACCGCGTCATCCGCCCGAACCGCTGGTTCCGACTGTTCTCGACCACCAACACCATCGGCCTGGGCGACACCTCGGGCCTCTATCACGGCACCCAGCAGATCAACCAGGGTCAGATGGACCGCTGGAACATCGTCACGACGCTGAACTACCTCGACCACGACGTCGAAGCCGAGATCGTCGCCGCCAAGATCCCCGAGTGGAACGACGCCGAGGGCAAGCGCCGCATCGCCGCCATGGTCCGCGTCGCCGACATGACCCGCAACGCCTTCATGAACGGCGACATCTCGACCGTCATGTCGCCCCGCACGGTCATCACCTGGGCCCAGAACGCCATCATCTTCGGCGGCGACCTGGCCCTCAGCTTCCGTCTGACCTTCCTGAACAAGTGCGACGAACTGGAACGCCCCACCATCGCCGAGTTCTACCAACGCGCCTTTGGCGAGGACCTGCCCGAAGCCGCTACGCGGGTGAAGGTGGGGTAA